In one Rutidosis leptorrhynchoides isolate AG116_Rl617_1_P2 chromosome 8, CSIRO_AGI_Rlap_v1, whole genome shotgun sequence genomic region, the following are encoded:
- the LOC139863300 gene encoding uncharacterized protein produces MKIITYNIRAFGSGLDTKYGPTKRLILKEKPNFLALQETKLHPMNLSWIQTFWGSVDCEFIQQPMVGLSGGQLLIWDTTLFDAYDVIIFDRVIGVRGTWKSSGEKLNVVNVYGPHDDTKKQLLWNSLSALIENDPQEAWVLCGDFNEVRDETERLNCVFDENRARRFNSFILNNNLVDIHMGGRKFTRVCDNGIKFSKIDRFLVSQNFISLWGNLSVVAMERLTSDHCPVLLKDDDKDFGPKPFKIFDFWMDDPEFKDVVSQSWSEECEHML; encoded by the coding sequence ATGAAGATTATTACTTACAATATTAGGGCTTTCGGGTCGGGGTTGGATACCAAATATGGTCCCACTAAGAGGCTAATTTTAAAAGAAAAACCAAATTTCCTCGCTCTTCAAGAAACTAAACTCCACCCTATGAATCTTTCGTGGATACAAACTTTCTGGGGATCGGTTGATTGTGAATTCATTCAACAACCCATGGTAGGACTGTCGGGGGGGCAACTATTAATCTGGGACACAACTCTTTTTGATGCTTACGATGTGATTATTTTTGATCGTGTTATTGGTGTTCGAGGTACATGGAAATCTTCGGGTGAAAAGCTTAACGTTGTGAATGTGTACGGGCCACACGATGATACAAAGAAACAATTGTTGTGGAACTCACTTTCTGCACTAATTGAAAATGATCCGCAAGAGGCATGGGTATTGTGTGGCGATTTCAACGAAGTTAGAGACGAGACGGAGAGATTGAATTGTGTTTTTGATGAAAATCGAGCTAGACGATTCAATAGCTTCATCTTGAATAACAACTTGGTTGACATTCATATGGGTGGAAGAAAGTTTACAAGGGTTTGTGATAATGGCATCAAGTTCAGTAAAATTGACAGGTTCCTAGTTTCGCAAAACTTCATATCGTTATGGGGCAATCTTTCTGTAGTGGCTATGGAAAGGCTAACCTCCGATCATTGCCCGGTTTTATTAAAGGATGATGACAAAGATTTTGGGCCAAAACCCTTCAAGATCTTTGATTTTTGGATGGACGACCCGGAGTTTAAAGATGTTGTATCCCAATCGTGGTCTGAGGAATGTGAGCACATGCTTTGA